A DNA window from Fodinibius sp. Rm-B-1B1-1 contains the following coding sequences:
- a CDS encoding BspA family leucine-rich repeat surface protein, translating to MRRLTALLTVLTVTSLILWSCGGDSGTGPDPDNANNENEEATTYTVSVNMTPSDAGTISPSADDTYEEGEEVEVQANPNDEYRFIDWTGDVESSDNPLSLVVDQDYSLTANFEKKSYALTTNTEGEGAIDENVVQKKSTDYEHSTVVELTANPADGWKFVEWTGDVTGTGNPQQVTVDSPKEVTAVFEKKSYELTINKQGEGAVAEEVVQAKSYEHGTVVDLTANAAIGWTFSEWQGDLTGNSNPEKITIDRAKEVTVVFESKPFYVSSNGVTIICDVASVGDTGTINGTTYTKRNKSQITPANAPTTCTSGITDMSNLFNGAGSFNGDISHWDVSSVTDMQAMFMSATDFNQDLSSWDVSGVTNMRSMFNGATPFNQDLSGWDVSSVTDMQTMFINAESFNGDLSSWDVSAVTDMRAMFVGATIFSGDISSWNVSSANDMAYMFQDAKAFNGDINSWDVSSVTQMHKMFDGAGSFNQDLSDWDVSNVTTMAGMFRDASSFNQDISGWCVENFDSKPSDFDDGAGFEGDDDPDTGKQPVWGTCPGN from the coding sequence ATGAGACGACTAACAGCACTACTTACCGTACTAACAGTAACAAGTTTAATCTTATGGTCTTGTGGAGGGGATTCGGGTACTGGCCCCGACCCTGACAATGCCAACAATGAAAATGAAGAAGCTACAACCTATACGGTTTCGGTAAATATGACTCCATCGGATGCAGGGACCATATCACCTTCCGCGGATGATACTTACGAAGAAGGCGAAGAGGTTGAAGTACAGGCGAATCCCAATGACGAATATCGGTTTATCGATTGGACAGGAGATGTAGAGAGTTCAGATAACCCTCTATCGCTTGTTGTAGACCAAGACTATTCGCTGACGGCTAATTTTGAAAAGAAAAGCTATGCTCTGACGACTAATACCGAAGGGGAAGGGGCCATAGATGAAAATGTGGTTCAGAAAAAGTCAACCGATTACGAGCACAGCACGGTGGTAGAACTAACGGCTAATCCCGCTGACGGGTGGAAATTTGTAGAGTGGACCGGAGACGTGACCGGCACCGGTAATCCACAGCAGGTCACCGTGGACAGCCCCAAAGAAGTGACGGCCGTCTTTGAAAAAAAGAGCTATGAGCTTACGATTAATAAGCAGGGAGAAGGGGCCGTGGCCGAAGAGGTGGTGCAAGCCAAAAGCTATGAACACGGCACGGTTGTAGATTTGACCGCTAACGCTGCTATTGGGTGGACGTTTTCTGAATGGCAAGGTGACCTGACGGGTAATAGTAATCCAGAGAAAATCACTATCGATAGGGCCAAAGAGGTAACGGTTGTGTTTGAATCGAAGCCATTTTATGTGTCATCGAATGGAGTAACTATTATTTGTGATGTGGCCAGTGTGGGCGATACGGGCACGATTAACGGCACCACGTACACCAAGCGCAACAAGTCCCAGATCACTCCGGCCAATGCCCCGACGACTTGTACGTCCGGTATCACGGATATGAGTAATTTATTTAATGGCGCCGGCTCTTTTAACGGAGATATCAGCCATTGGGATGTGTCCAGCGTGACAGATATGCAGGCTATGTTTATGAGTGCCACTGATTTTAACCAAGATCTTAGTAGTTGGGACGTGTCTGGGGTAACGAATATGCGATCAATGTTTAATGGAGCTACACCCTTCAACCAGGATCTCAGTGGTTGGGACGTGTCTAGCGTGACAGATATGCAGACTATGTTTATAAATGCAGAATCCTTTAACGGAGATCTAAGTAGTTGGGATGTCTCTGCTGTAACAGATATGAGAGCAATGTTTGTGGGAGCTACTATTTTTAGCGGAGATATCAGTAGCTGGAATGTTTCCAGTGCAAATGATATGGCATATATGTTTCAGGATGCAAAAGCATTTAATGGTGATATCAACAGTTGGGATGTTAGCAGTGTCACACAAATGCATAAAATGTTTGACGGTGCAGGGTCATTCAACCAAGATCTTAGTGACTGGGATGTATCAAATGTGACTACCATGGCTGGGATGTTTCGGGATGCTTCCTCCTTTAACCAGGATATCAGCGGATGGTGTGTGGAGAATTTTGATTCAAAGCCATCAGATTTTGATGATGGTGCCGGTTTTGAAGGCGATGACGATCCGGATACTGGGAAGCAGCCGGTCTGGGGAACCTGTCCCGGTAACTAG
- a CDS encoding BspA family leucine-rich repeat surface protein yields MRRLTALLTILIFTGLTLVACGGDSGTGPDPGNGDNGDNVDDPTTYTVEASAAEGGTVSPSGANDYEEGETVELTADPNDEYLFSGWTGDMESEDNPLSLTVDQDYSLTANFELKSYELTINKEGDGSVSEEIVEEKSKKYEHGTVVELTANPAEGYKFVEWKGDVEGSENPAQITVDDPKEVTAVFEKKSYNLTVNTDGDGAVAEEVVQHKSTEYDHGTVVELTANAGNGYKFVEWTGDLTGNDNPAQITVDKAKKVTAVFEKKEYKLMVDTSGDGSVSKDPDQSTYEYNTEVELTANAAEGYKFVEWQGAMTGSENPEKLQINEEKEVTAVFESTFYMASNGVTVKCEDASVGETGTVNGDTYTKRSADQITPSNAPTTCTSGISDMSNLFDGAGSFNGDVSHWDVSSVTNMKSMFKDASSFDQDIGAWDVSGVTKTSNMFSNADSFNQDISSWDISSVTDMHGMFQDATIFNQNIGNWNVSSVTNMRRMFNGASSFNSDIGSWDVSSVTTMQEMFWGASSFNQDIGSWDVSSVTSMESMFAGANSFNQNLNNWNVSNVTDMRAMFDSADSFDSNISSWAVGSVTDMSKMFEGASSFNGNISGWDVSSVTNMGSMFWSAYAFNQDIGNWDVSNVTNMYGMFNYAITFNQDISSWCVSNISSKPTRFDDGAGFEGDDDPDTGKQPVWGTCPGN; encoded by the coding sequence ATGAGACGACTAACTGCACTACTTACCATACTGATATTCACAGGATTAACACTGGTAGCCTGCGGAGGCGACTCCGGGACGGGCCCCGATCCGGGTAACGGAGATAATGGCGATAACGTAGACGACCCGACTACATATACCGTTGAGGCCTCAGCGGCCGAGGGGGGTACGGTGTCTCCTTCCGGGGCCAATGACTATGAAGAAGGGGAAACCGTAGAATTGACAGCCGACCCCAACGACGAATATCTGTTTTCAGGGTGGACGGGTGATATGGAAAGCGAAGACAACCCACTGTCGCTTACGGTAGACCAAGACTATTCGCTAACGGCAAATTTTGAGCTAAAAAGCTATGAGCTCACCATTAATAAGGAAGGTGATGGCAGCGTTAGCGAAGAAATTGTGGAGGAAAAATCCAAAAAATATGAGCATGGTACGGTTGTAGAACTCACCGCCAATCCCGCCGAAGGGTATAAATTTGTCGAATGGAAAGGGGATGTGGAAGGCAGCGAAAATCCGGCTCAGATTACCGTGGACGACCCAAAAGAGGTAACAGCCGTATTTGAGAAAAAAAGTTATAACCTTACGGTAAATACAGATGGTGATGGGGCCGTTGCCGAAGAGGTAGTACAACATAAGTCCACGGAGTACGATCATGGTACGGTTGTGGAATTAACCGCGAATGCCGGGAATGGGTATAAATTTGTGGAATGGACCGGAGATCTGACAGGAAATGATAACCCTGCTCAAATAACAGTGGATAAGGCGAAGAAAGTTACTGCTGTTTTTGAGAAGAAAGAGTACAAGTTAATGGTCGATACATCTGGTGACGGATCGGTGTCGAAGGATCCCGATCAATCTACATACGAGTATAATACAGAGGTAGAACTCACCGCAAATGCTGCCGAAGGATATAAATTTGTAGAGTGGCAAGGTGCCATGACAGGATCTGAAAATCCTGAAAAACTGCAAATAAATGAAGAAAAGGAAGTGACGGCGGTATTTGAGTCAACCTTTTATATGGCATCCAATGGAGTAACCGTAAAGTGTGAAGACGCCAGCGTAGGGGAAACTGGGACGGTAAACGGAGATACTTATACCAAACGTAGCGCCGATCAGATTACTCCCTCCAATGCCCCGACGACTTGTACCTCCGGCATTTCCGATATGAGCAATTTATTTGATGGTGCCGGCTCTTTTAACGGAGATGTCAGCCATTGGGATGTGAGCAGTGTAACTAATATGAAGTCGATGTTTAAAGATGCCAGTTCCTTCGACCAGGATATTGGTGCCTGGGATGTGTCTGGTGTAACCAAGACGAGTAATATGTTCTCTAACGCTGATTCCTTTAATCAAGATATCAGCAGTTGGGACATCAGTAGCGTAACGGATATGCATGGAATGTTTCAGGATGCTACCATCTTTAATCAGAATATTGGCAATTGGAATGTCTCTTCAGTAACGAATATGAGAAGGATGTTTAATGGTGCCAGTTCCTTTAACAGTGATATTGGCAGCTGGGACGTCAGTAGTGTAACAACTATGCAAGAGATGTTTTGGGGTGCTTCATCGTTCAACCAAGATATTGGCAGCTGGGACGTATCCAGCGTAACCAGTATGGAAAGCATGTTTGCTGGTGCTAACTCCTTCAACCAAAATCTTAACAATTGGAATGTGTCCAATGTAACAGATATGCGGGCTATGTTTGACTCTGCCGATTCATTTGATAGTAATATTTCCAGCTGGGCTGTGGGGAGCGTTACCGATATGAGCAAGATGTTTGAGGGTGCAAGCTCCTTTAACGGAAATATCAGCGGCTGGGATGTCAGTAGTGTAACGAATATGGGAAGTATGTTTTGGAGTGCTTATGCCTTTAACCAAGATATCGGCAACTGGGACGTCAGCAATGTAACTAACATGTATGGTATGTTTAATTATGCCATTACTTTTAACCAAGATATCAGCAGCTGGTGCGTATCTAATATTTCTTCCAAGCCTACTAGATTTGATGATGGTGCCGGTTTTGAAGGCGATGACGATCCGGATACCGGGAAGCAGCCGGTCTGGGGAACCTGTCCCGGTAACTAG